The genomic DNA GCGCGAGATTCTCTTTTTCCTGCCCGATCAGCATCTCGGGCGAAATACGGCACATGCCTTGGGGATTCCGCTCGAACAGATGGCTGTCTGGGATCCGATTGCGGATCAGTTGGTGTTTGACGGAGCGGATGAGGACATCCGGGTCGTATTATGGAAGGGACACTGCTCCGTTCATGAGAAGTTCACGGTCGGACAGATTGAGCAGTTCCGTCAAGCAGATCCCGAACGGAAAATCCTCGTTCATCCGGAGTGTTCCTTTGAAGTCGTCGCAGCGTCAGATTTGAATGGTTCGACAGCGTATATCATTGATCAAATCAGACAGGCGGAACCGGGAACGAAATGGGCAATCGGAACAGAAATGAACTTAGTCCAACGACTGGCGAAAGATTATCCGGAACTCGACATCGTGTCCTTGAATCCATTCATGTGTCCGTGTCTGACGATGAACCGGATTGATTTATCACATCTCGCCTGGTCACTGGAACAAATTGAATCCGGTCAGCCGGTCAATGTCATCACCGTCGATCCGGAAACGACCCGGTATGCGGTCCTCGCGCTCGAACGGATGCTGGAACGTTCATAAAGGTAAAGTTGAATCAAATAATAGATACACAACGAAACAGGGCGACGGAATGCGACATCCGTTGCCCTGTTTCGTTTTTTTGAGGGAAGGAGAGTTCTTAAATTTCCACCATGACCGTCTTGGATATGAAGAATTACGTTTTGAAGAGCCTCCTCGTTATATGCTACAATAACACGAGAGTTTGTTAATGGATGGGAGCGTTCTAAAGTGATAGAATTCGTACGCGGCGAAGTCGCTTATGTCTGTGCGGAATTCGTGACGATCGAGGTCGGGGGGATTGGCTACAAAATCGTAGCACCGAACCCGTTTTTTTATCGGACCGGAGACGAACAGGTTATCGTATATACGTATCATTATGTCAGAGAAGACCAGGAAGTCTTGTTCGGATTCCGTTCAAGACGTGAACGGGCGCTGTTTACGAAATTGCTTGGCGTAACAGGGATTGGTCCTAAAGGATCACTTGCCATCGTGGCGTCAGGAGATGTCGATGCGCTTGTTGAAGCAATCGAGCAGGAGAAGGAAAGTTATTTGATTAAATTCCCGGGTGTCGGTAAAAAGACAGCGAAGCAGATGACGCTTGATTTAAAAGGCAAGTTGGCTGAACTCGCACCGGATTATATTCCGAGCGAAGGGTTATTTGCCCAAGGAAATGCGGAATTGAATGAAGCATGTGAAGCCTTGACGGCACTTGGTTACAGCGACCGGGAAGTCGAGAAAGTCAAAAAAGCACTTCAAGGTGAAGTGTTGTCGACGGATCAATACGTGAAGCGGGCGTTGCAGTTGTTATTGAATGTGAGGTGAGAACGTGGAAGAACGGATTTTGTCAGAATCCGCACATGCGGAAGATCAAGAAGAGTGGAGTTTACGTCCTCAGACACTGGAACAATACATTGGTCAGGAAAAGGCGAAAGGCAACTTGAGCGTCTTTATTCAAGCGGCAAAAATCCGTCAAGAAACACTGGATCATGTGCTTTTATACGGTCCGCCCGGTCTTGGTAAGACGACACTTGCGACGATCATTGCCAACGAGATGGGCGTCGGCATCAAGACGACAGCCGGCCCGGCGATTGAACGGCCGGGGGATCTCGCGGCAATTTTGTCTTCGCTCGAACCGGGAGACGTCTTGTTCATTGACGAAATTCACCGGTTGAGCCGATCGATTGAGGAGATTCTTTATCCGGCGATGGAAGACTATTGTCTTGATATCGTCATCGGTCAAGGTGAACTGGCGCGTAGCGTACGGATTGATTTGCCACCGTTTACGCTAGTCGGTGCCACGACACGGGCAGGTATGTTGTCGGCACCTCTCCGTGACCGCTTTGGTGTGACGCTGAAACTGGAGTACTATACGATGCCGGAACTGTCGGCGATTGTCACACGGACATCCCGTTTGTTTGGCTTTGAAGCAGACCGGATGGCAGCAG from Exiguobacterium sibiricum 7-3 includes the following:
- the nadA gene encoding quinolinate synthase NadA, which gives rise to MSLNLFTEQGIPRTYLEKTDAELVSIIEGVKQRMGPRLFLPAHHYQKDEVVQFADATGDSLQLAQLAKQMTDADYTVFCGVHFMAETADMLTDQNHTVVLPDMRAGCSMADMANGFQTERAYDVLTNRLGRSILPLTYVNSTAEIKAFVGRHGGATVTSSNAVQMVEWALAEREILFFLPDQHLGRNTAHALGIPLEQMAVWDPIADQLVFDGADEDIRVVLWKGHCSVHEKFTVGQIEQFRQADPERKILVHPECSFEVVAASDLNGSTAYIIDQIRQAEPGTKWAIGTEMNLVQRLAKDYPELDIVSLNPFMCPCLTMNRIDLSHLAWSLEQIESGQPVNVITVDPETTRYAVLALERMLERS
- the ruvA gene encoding Holliday junction branch migration protein RuvA; this encodes MIEFVRGEVAYVCAEFVTIEVGGIGYKIVAPNPFFYRTGDEQVIVYTYHYVREDQEVLFGFRSRRERALFTKLLGVTGIGPKGSLAIVASGDVDALVEAIEQEKESYLIKFPGVGKKTAKQMTLDLKGKLAELAPDYIPSEGLFAQGNAELNEACEALTALGYSDREVEKVKKALQGEVLSTDQYVKRALQLLLNVR
- the ruvB gene encoding Holliday junction branch migration DNA helicase RuvB; this encodes MEERILSESAHAEDQEEWSLRPQTLEQYIGQEKAKGNLSVFIQAAKIRQETLDHVLLYGPPGLGKTTLATIIANEMGVGIKTTAGPAIERPGDLAAILSSLEPGDVLFIDEIHRLSRSIEEILYPAMEDYCLDIVIGQGELARSVRIDLPPFTLVGATTRAGMLSAPLRDRFGVTLKLEYYTMPELSAIVTRTSRLFGFEADRMAAEAIALRSRGTPRVANRLLRRVRDFAQVAHQTAIDATLATSALDRLHVDALGLDDVDHRLLRSLAERFAGGPVGLETIAATIGEDAQTIEDVYEPYLLQQGFLQRTPRGRVLTPFARQHLGLKEGN